A single region of the Lycium barbarum isolate Lr01 chromosome 2, ASM1917538v2, whole genome shotgun sequence genome encodes:
- the LOC132626995 gene encoding uncharacterized membrane protein At4g09580-like translates to MAAPRSIVVDTGRLVTRDEEEKNIDKRFKEGKFPLTKWEFVAAFSVVLVFSTGLFCLYLSMPATEYGKLKLPHTISDLRILKDNLGMYAEVYPAKFILGYCSTYIFMQTFMIPGTIFMSLLAGALFGVFKGLVLVIFNATAGASSCYFLSKLIGRPIVNWMWPEKLRFFQAEIAKRRDKLLNYMLFLRITPTLPNLFINLASPIVDIPFYIFFFATVIGLIPAAYITVKAGLTLGELKSVKDLYDFKTLSMLFLIGALIILPTILKRKRIYE, encoded by the exons ATGGCTGCACCAAGGAGTATAGTTGTGGATACGGGTCGGTTAGTGACCCGAGATGAAGAAGAGAAGAACATTGATAAGAGGTTTAAGGAAGGCAAGTTTCCATTAACAAAATGGGAATTTGTAGCAGCTTTTAGTGTTGTTTTGGTGTTTTCAACAGGGCTGTTTTGCTTGTACTTGTCAATGCCAGCTACTGAGTATGGTAAACTTAAGTTGCCTCATACCATCTCTGATCTTCGGATTCTCAA GGATAATCTCGGAATGTATGCGGAAGTCTACCCTGCAAAATTTATTCTTGGTTACTgctcaacatacatattcatgcAGACATTTATGATTCCTGGGACAATTTTCATGTCCTTACTTGCTGGAGCACTTTTCGGCGTTTTCAAAGGGCTCGTCTTGGTTATTTTTAATGCAACAGCTGGTGCATCATCCTGCTATTTTCTGTCTAAATTGATCGGCAGGCCTATAGTTAACTGGATGTGGCCTGAAAAGTTGAGATTTTTCCAGGCAGAG ATAGCCAAGCGTCGGGATAAGTTGCTCAACTACATGCTATTTTTGAGAATAACTCCAACTTTGCCAAATCTTTTCATCAATTTGGCATCACCTATTGTGGATATACCATTCTATATTTTCTTTTTTGCCACTGTGATTGGTCTCATCCCAGCTGCTTATATTACAGTAAAG GCTGGCCTAACCCTTGGGGAACTGAAGTCAGTCAAAGATCTATATGATTTCAAGACCTTGTCTATGCTTTTCCTCATTGGCGCTCTCATCATTTTACCAACCATCTTGAAGAGGAAGCGCATATATGAATAG